In Epinephelus lanceolatus isolate andai-2023 chromosome 16, ASM4190304v1, whole genome shotgun sequence, one DNA window encodes the following:
- the LOC117263977 gene encoding receptor-transporting protein 4-like: MRRSTDWVAPLWTETFEELLSDDNELDYGDEWTLNFDYRQTDKLTTEEKKRGWKVCCHNAHANFRCASCRNTWPSARVVVLFRYRLRRDRGTVIMRPFGQACRQCQDNRFVLPGFSKEEVERALLNLCAKIRKNCYGEDNDDGPSVPSNERWTKPHEAALCQACQMGICRQGDK, from the exons ATGAGGAGATCTACAG ACTGGGTTGCTCCTTTGTGGACAGAGACGTTTGAGGAGTTGCTCTCTGATGACAATGAGTTGGACTATGGAGACGAATGGACTCTTAACTTTGACTACAGGCAAACAGACAAACTAAccacagaggagaagaagagaggctgGAAGGTCTGCTGCCACAATGCCCATGCAAA TTTCAGGTGTGCATCCTGCAGAAACACCTGGCCTTCAGCACGGGTGGTGGTGTTGTTCCGTTACCGGCTACGACGTGACCGGGGGACAGTGATCATGCGACCCTTCGGACAGGCCTGTCGACAATGCCAAGACAATAGGTTTGTTCTCCCTGGTTTTTCAAAGGAAGAGGTGGAACGTGCACTGCTCAACCTGTGTGCCAAAATCCGGAAGAACTGCTATGGAGAGGACAATGATGATGGCCCATCAGTACCATCTAACGAGAGGTGGACCAAACCACATGAGGCGGCCCTGTGTCAAGCTTGCCAAATGGGCATTTGCCGCCAGGGTGACAAATag